Proteins encoded within one genomic window of Hahella chejuensis KCTC 2396:
- the cobC gene encoding alpha-ribazole phosphatase, with protein sequence MELYLIRHTRVAVPKGTLYGQFDVALAETFAEEAATIRGKLPAAWDLLYSSPLTRCKTLAQWLGPAPAFDDLLMEMSFGDWEGRLLTELPQKEARAWGDNWLTQRTPGGEGFPDLYRRSERFIERLALEAKGKVALVVAHSGLLRCLCLQLHPEYCRWDKSKTFSIPLDYGAVIHIPSPSLPDY encoded by the coding sequence ATGGAGCTCTATCTGATTCGTCACACCCGAGTCGCAGTGCCAAAGGGGACCTTATACGGCCAGTTCGATGTCGCGCTGGCTGAGACCTTTGCGGAAGAGGCGGCGACTATTCGCGGCAAGTTGCCCGCGGCCTGGGATCTGCTATACAGCAGTCCGCTGACCCGCTGTAAGACGTTGGCGCAATGGCTGGGCCCTGCGCCGGCCTTTGACGACCTTCTGATGGAGATGAGTTTTGGCGACTGGGAGGGCCGGCTCCTCACGGAACTGCCGCAAAAGGAGGCCCGCGCCTGGGGGGATAACTGGCTGACTCAACGCACTCCGGGCGGTGAAGGTTTTCCTGATCTTTACCGTAGAAGCGAGCGCTTCATAGAGCGTCTTGCGCTGGAAGCAAAAGGAAAAGTGGCGCTGGTAGTGGCGCATTCCGGGCTGCTTCGCTGTCTTTGCCTGCAATTGCATCCAGAATATTGCCGCTGGGATAAGTCGAAAACATTCAGCATTCCTCTGGACTACGGCGCAGTGATTCACATCCCATCTCCCAGCCTGCCTGATTATTGA
- a CDS encoding EAL domain-containing response regulator, producing the protein MSEKQFCHLNALIIDDDAFMRSIITKTLQRLNLGRVESVASGEEALTLLKDADSHFDILLVDLLMPGMDGIELLRHLAEHEYQGGVLLFSGADSKVLKAAVNVARARYLNVLGSLQKPVTVDALTYYLTHYQSYFRSRHTVSGGSLLNTSELRQGLNDGHLTLFYQPQVDMKTEAVVGVEALARWKHPQHGLLGPGAFVPLAEESNLVGDFTTAVIAQAIDQMQKWKQKQLNLQVAINISSSSISILDLPHLLEHYCQHHKVEASRITLEITETQVGQDMVTMLEVLTRIKLKGLCLSIDDFGTGYSSLERLQRIPFDELKIDGSFVHGSYRDQAARAIFDSSAALGKQLGMSIVAEGVENQDDWDYAAKLGCDIAQGFFIAQPMAPEDFESWLQRRESEKD; encoded by the coding sequence ATGAGCGAAAAGCAGTTTTGTCACCTGAACGCCCTGATTATCGACGATGACGCCTTCATGCGCAGCATTATCACCAAGACGCTGCAACGACTTAATCTGGGGCGGGTGGAAAGTGTAGCAAGCGGAGAAGAAGCGCTGACCTTGTTGAAAGACGCCGATTCCCACTTCGATATTTTGCTGGTGGATCTTCTGATGCCCGGCATGGACGGTATTGAGCTGCTACGCCATCTGGCTGAACATGAATACCAGGGTGGCGTGTTGCTGTTCAGCGGCGCCGACAGCAAAGTACTGAAAGCGGCGGTGAATGTAGCGCGAGCGCGTTATCTGAACGTGCTCGGCTCATTGCAGAAGCCTGTCACCGTAGACGCCCTCACCTATTACCTGACCCATTATCAGTCTTATTTCCGCTCCCGCCATACCGTTTCCGGCGGCTCCCTGCTTAATACCAGCGAACTGCGCCAAGGCCTGAATGACGGCCACCTCACACTTTTCTATCAACCTCAGGTGGATATGAAAACCGAAGCCGTCGTCGGGGTGGAGGCGCTGGCGCGCTGGAAGCACCCGCAACATGGCTTACTGGGCCCCGGCGCCTTTGTGCCGTTAGCGGAAGAAAGCAACCTCGTCGGCGATTTCACCACCGCGGTGATCGCACAGGCGATAGATCAAATGCAGAAATGGAAGCAGAAGCAGCTTAACCTGCAAGTGGCGATCAACATCTCATCATCGTCCATTTCCATCCTGGACCTGCCGCACTTGCTGGAGCATTACTGCCAACATCACAAGGTGGAAGCGTCCAGAATCACGCTTGAGATTACGGAGACTCAAGTAGGGCAGGATATGGTGACCATGCTGGAAGTGCTCACCCGCATCAAGCTAAAAGGGTTGTGCCTGTCCATTGACGACTTCGGAACCGGTTATTCCTCACTGGAGCGTCTACAACGCATTCCATTCGACGAACTCAAAATCGACGGCAGCTTTGTACATGGCTCCTATCGTGATCAGGCGGCGCGCGCCATTTTCGATTCCAGCGCAGCGCTGGGCAAACAACTGGGCATGAGCATCGTGGCCGAAGGAGTGGAAAACCAGGATGACTGGGACTACGCCGCCAAATTAGGCTGCGATATCGCCCAGGGCTTCTTTATCGCCCAACCAATGGCCCCGGAAGACTTTGAAAGCTGGCTGCAACGCCGCGAGTCTGAGAAAGACTAG
- a CDS encoding adenosylcobinamide-GDP ribazoletransferase encodes MSEYERVDKNSRAIMKSGEAVSATGEPAAQRWAEILRRQWHLLMLSLQFYTRIPVRLLYDFHEADLNQASRYIALTGWLVALAAACAYLSGLYFYGPWGGAVLAVATGVLITGAFHEDGLADAADGFGGGHTPERILEIMKDSRVGTYGALALALSLSLKIVVLAQLSPDAALLLLWISHACSRALAISLIASLDYVRADQLSKVKPVAKGIATRDIAIAAGMAIAPLMLAGAKALILAAVGLWLLRRASICYLSRRLGGYTGDCLGAVQQLGEIVLFLLLGALWSSI; translated from the coding sequence GTGAGCGAATACGAGCGCGTTGATAAAAACTCCCGAGCAATCATGAAAAGCGGCGAAGCTGTGAGCGCAACCGGGGAGCCTGCAGCGCAACGCTGGGCGGAAATCCTGCGTCGGCAATGGCATTTATTGATGCTGTCCTTGCAGTTCTATACCCGCATCCCAGTGCGTCTGCTTTATGACTTCCATGAAGCGGATCTGAATCAGGCCAGTCGGTATATCGCCTTGACCGGGTGGCTGGTGGCCCTGGCGGCCGCTTGCGCTTATTTGTCAGGTCTCTACTTTTATGGCCCGTGGGGCGGCGCTGTGCTGGCCGTCGCGACTGGAGTCTTGATTACGGGCGCGTTTCATGAAGACGGCCTGGCGGACGCCGCTGATGGCTTCGGCGGCGGGCATACCCCGGAGCGTATCCTGGAAATCATGAAGGACAGCCGGGTGGGAACCTATGGCGCACTGGCGCTGGCGTTAAGTCTTTCTCTAAAAATCGTCGTCCTGGCGCAACTTTCCCCGGACGCTGCTCTGTTGTTACTTTGGATATCCCACGCCTGTAGTCGTGCGTTGGCGATTAGTTTGATTGCGAGTCTGGACTACGTGCGCGCCGACCAGCTCAGTAAGGTCAAACCGGTCGCCAAGGGCATCGCAACGAGAGACATAGCCATTGCCGCAGGGATGGCGATCGCGCCGCTGATGCTGGCGGGCGCTAAGGCGCTGATCCTGGCGGCCGTGGGCCTGTGGCTACTGCGGCGAGCCAGTATCTGTTATCTGTCCCGCCGATTGGGCGGTTACACTGGAGACTGTCTGGGCGCTGTGCAACAACTTGGAGAAATTGTTTTATTCCTTTTACTGGGAGCGCTATGGAGCTCTATCTGA
- the cobT gene encoding nicotinate-nucleotide--dimethylbenzimidazole phosphoribosyltransferase yields MEFIRRLRVPPIDDTLDAALHQKIDQKTKPLGALGQLERLAFQVARIQGSMTPTLKNPYILVFAGDHGVAKSGVSAYPQDVTWQMVHNFLQGGAAINVFARQHNISMRVIDAGVNHEFEDHPQLVKGKIGPGTANFLEQPAMSEELCEKALRLGAAQVDAIAEEGCNVLGFGEMGIGNTSSASMLMSYLLDVPLEHCVGRGTGLSDEQFEHKVKLLQQAAEKYPNLKSPIDILQTFAGFEIVAMVGGILRAAQNRMLVLIDGFIATAAYLAAYKLAPAIGEYAIFCHRSMEQGHQHMLEALKADPILKMDLRLGEGTGCALAYPLLQSSLNFFNEMASFADAGVSEKS; encoded by the coding sequence ATGGAATTTATCAGACGCTTGCGCGTTCCCCCGATAGACGACACGCTGGATGCGGCGCTGCACCAAAAAATCGATCAGAAAACCAAACCCCTGGGCGCACTGGGGCAGTTGGAAAGGCTGGCGTTTCAGGTCGCCCGCATCCAGGGCTCCATGACTCCTACTTTAAAGAATCCCTATATTCTGGTGTTCGCCGGCGATCATGGCGTGGCGAAATCCGGTGTCAGCGCGTATCCACAGGACGTCACCTGGCAGATGGTGCATAACTTCCTGCAGGGGGGCGCAGCAATCAATGTCTTCGCGCGCCAACACAATATCAGCATGCGGGTCATCGACGCTGGCGTGAATCATGAGTTTGAAGACCATCCGCAACTGGTTAAAGGAAAAATCGGCCCGGGAACAGCAAATTTCCTGGAACAACCGGCCATGTCCGAGGAACTCTGTGAGAAGGCGTTGCGCTTGGGCGCGGCCCAGGTTGACGCGATCGCGGAAGAAGGCTGTAACGTATTGGGTTTTGGTGAGATGGGCATCGGCAACACATCTTCCGCCTCCATGCTGATGAGCTATCTTCTCGACGTTCCTCTGGAGCACTGCGTTGGCCGTGGCACAGGGTTGAGCGATGAGCAATTTGAACACAAGGTTAAATTACTGCAGCAGGCGGCGGAGAAGTATCCCAACTTGAAAAGCCCGATTGATATCCTGCAGACATTCGCTGGCTTTGAAATTGTCGCCATGGTGGGAGGCATCTTGCGTGCGGCGCAAAACCGCATGTTGGTGTTGATTGACGGGTTTATCGCTACGGCGGCCTATCTGGCCGCCTATAAGCTGGCGCCGGCGATTGGCGAATATGCGATTTTCTGCCATCGCTCCATGGAGCAAGGGCATCAGCATATGCTGGAAGCGCTCAAGGCTGATCCGATCCTGAAGATGGATCTGCGATTGGGAGAAGGGACCGGCTGTGCGCTGGCGTACCCTCTGCTGCAGTCTTCACTGAACTTTTTCAATGAAATGGCCAGCTTTGCGGACGCTGGCGTCAGTGAAAAGAGCTAG
- the hppD gene encoding 4-hydroxyphenylpyruvate dioxygenase → MSNVYTNPLGTDGFEFVEFGAPDKAGAESLKPLFETLGFTAIARHKRKAITLYRQGDINFLVNENVPSYFHKFSMDHGPCACAMAFRVKDAQKAFEYAVSQGAKPFDQGDVQGEEVRIPAVYGIGGSVLYFVDKYGEDSIYDIDFEYFPGVDKHPKGLGLTTLDHLTHNVFRGNMDTWAGFYERIGNFREIRYFDIEGKLTGLHSRAMTSPCCKIRIPINESADDKSQIEEYLQEYKGEGIQHIALSTEDIYKTVRDMREAGVVFMDTPDTYYEKIDTRVPGHDENVENLKDLRILIDGAPHDNDGLLLQIFTSTVIGPIFFEIIQRKGNEGFGEGNFQALFESIEEDQIRRGLLSPNAGEKEHA, encoded by the coding sequence ATGAGTAATGTATATACAAACCCACTTGGCACTGATGGTTTCGAATTCGTTGAATTTGGAGCTCCTGACAAAGCAGGCGCAGAAAGCCTGAAACCTCTTTTCGAAACGCTGGGTTTCACCGCCATCGCCAGACACAAGCGTAAAGCTATCACCCTGTATCGTCAGGGCGACATCAACTTCCTGGTCAACGAAAACGTCCCCAGCTACTTCCACAAGTTCAGCATGGATCATGGCCCCTGCGCCTGCGCTATGGCGTTCCGCGTCAAAGACGCACAAAAGGCATTCGAATACGCCGTATCTCAAGGCGCCAAGCCCTTTGACCAAGGCGATGTTCAAGGCGAAGAAGTCCGCATCCCTGCGGTGTATGGCATCGGCGGCAGTGTGCTTTATTTCGTTGATAAATATGGCGAAGACAGTATTTACGATATTGATTTCGAGTACTTCCCCGGCGTGGATAAACACCCGAAAGGCCTGGGTCTGACCACTCTGGACCACCTGACTCACAACGTATTCCGCGGCAACATGGACACCTGGGCCGGCTTTTACGAGCGCATCGGCAACTTCCGCGAGATTCGTTATTTCGACATCGAAGGCAAGTTGACCGGCCTGCATAGCCGCGCCATGACCTCCCCCTGCTGCAAAATCCGCATCCCGATCAACGAGTCCGCTGACGACAAGTCTCAGATCGAAGAATATCTGCAGGAGTACAAAGGCGAAGGCATCCAGCACATCGCGCTGTCTACCGAGGATATCTACAAGACAGTACGCGATATGCGCGAAGCTGGCGTGGTGTTCATGGACACGCCCGATACTTACTACGAAAAAATCGACACCCGCGTCCCCGGCCATGATGAAAATGTCGAGAACCTGAAAGATCTGCGCATTCTGATTGACGGAGCGCCTCACGATAATGACGGCCTGCTGCTGCAGATTTTCACCAGCACCGTCATCGGGCCGATCTTCTTCGAAATCATCCAACGCAAAGGCAATGAAGGATTCGGCGAAGGCAACTTCCAGGCATTGTTTGAATCCATCGAAGAAGACCAGATCCGTCGCGGTCTGCTGTCTCCTAACGCCGGAGAAAAGGAACATGCGTAA
- a CDS encoding phospholipase D-like domain-containing protein, whose protein sequence is MQLNQLTFFLQQTLTDERFDNAEKQALLAMLETLQPDQVRFMRNRAFELTRPLIVNGGDEALRALKWLERVIKALDSGEEESNLTRAYFSPGEQCRRAIIERIRNAQSSLQICVFTISDDKIADEIINAHRRGLNIRIITDNDKSFDRGSDIDRFKEAGISVKMDDEPHHMHHKFALIDDGLLIHGSFNWTRSATTYNQENIVITDHPGLIREFSGEFAKLWRTFTD, encoded by the coding sequence ATGCAACTGAACCAACTGACTTTCTTCCTCCAACAAACCCTCACGGATGAAAGGTTTGATAATGCTGAGAAGCAGGCGTTGCTGGCGATGCTTGAGACTTTACAGCCGGATCAGGTGCGTTTTATGCGTAATCGCGCCTTTGAGTTGACCCGTCCATTGATCGTCAATGGGGGCGATGAGGCGCTCAGGGCGTTGAAATGGCTGGAGCGGGTGATCAAGGCTTTGGACTCAGGCGAAGAGGAGAGTAACTTAACGCGAGCCTACTTTAGTCCCGGGGAACAATGTCGTCGCGCAATCATAGAACGCATACGCAATGCTCAAAGCAGCCTGCAGATCTGCGTGTTCACCATTTCCGATGACAAAATCGCGGATGAAATTATTAACGCCCATAGACGGGGGCTGAATATTCGGATTATCACGGACAATGACAAGTCCTTCGATCGCGGCAGCGACATCGATCGATTTAAAGAAGCCGGCATTTCTGTGAAGATGGACGATGAACCCCACCATATGCATCATAAGTTTGCGCTTATTGACGATGGCCTGCTTATCCACGGCAGTTTTAACTGGACCCGCAGCGCCACTACTTATAATCAGGAGAATATCGTCATTACCGACCACCCCGGCCTCATCAGGGAGTTCTCAGGGGAGTTCGCCAAGTTGTGGCGGACATTCACCGACTGA
- the cobU gene encoding bifunctional adenosylcobinamide kinase/adenosylcobinamide-phosphate guanylyltransferase produces MRTLILGGVKSGKSALAEQLAISQDKPVVYIATATAGDGEMAARIAHHRARRPSAWGLIEAPVYLADAIRDAMQGGSMVLVDCLTLWLTNLLISDSNELFEQQRQALLDVLPDLDGDIIFVSNETNMGVTPLGELSRRYCDEAGLLHQALAAQCDRVVLTVAGLPHCLKGRLELA; encoded by the coding sequence GTGAGGACGTTGATTCTGGGGGGCGTGAAGTCAGGAAAGAGCGCGTTGGCTGAGCAACTGGCGATTTCCCAGGACAAACCCGTCGTCTATATCGCTACAGCTACCGCCGGCGATGGCGAAATGGCCGCGAGAATCGCTCATCATCGCGCCCGCCGTCCATCCGCCTGGGGATTGATTGAGGCGCCTGTATATCTCGCTGACGCCATTCGCGACGCTATGCAGGGAGGGAGTATGGTGCTGGTGGACTGTCTGACGCTTTGGCTTACCAACCTTTTGATTTCCGACTCCAACGAGCTTTTTGAACAGCAACGGCAGGCGCTGTTGGACGTGTTGCCCGACCTCGATGGCGACATCATCTTCGTCAGCAATGAAACCAATATGGGCGTCACGCCTTTAGGGGAGCTATCGCGCCGCTATTGCGATGAAGCCGGGCTGCTGCATCAGGCGCTCGCCGCCCAGTGTGATCGGGTGGTGTTAACCGTCGCGGGACTGCCTCATTGCCTGAAAGGTCGTTTGGAGCTTGCCTAA
- the phhA gene encoding phenylalanine 4-monooxygenase: MGKGTKYVAREPDASGFIAYPDSEHAVWRELITRQHKVIRNVACDEYLHGLKLLDLPEDRIPQLEEVSSVLRRETGWEVAQVPALIPFDTFFDLLSNKKFPCATFIRTPDEMDYLQEPDIFHEIFGHCAMLTNPYFAEFTQMYGKLGYSASKEDRIFLARLYWFTVEFGLMNSAAGQRIYGGGILSSIGETQYCFSDTPERRPFDIVDVLRTPYRIDIMQPIYYVLDGLKQLYEVAHCDIMDKVRQAKELGLFAPTFPPKQQTNPEKLAARA; encoded by the coding sequence ATGGGCAAAGGTACAAAGTATGTTGCGAGAGAGCCTGACGCATCCGGCTTTATCGCCTACCCCGATTCGGAACACGCCGTCTGGCGTGAGCTGATCACACGACAACACAAGGTCATACGCAATGTGGCCTGCGACGAATATCTTCATGGACTGAAGTTACTGGATTTACCCGAAGACCGTATCCCCCAATTGGAGGAAGTATCCTCCGTATTACGCCGTGAAACCGGTTGGGAAGTGGCGCAAGTGCCTGCATTGATTCCCTTCGATACCTTCTTCGACTTACTCTCAAATAAGAAATTCCCCTGCGCCACCTTTATTCGCACGCCGGATGAAATGGATTATTTGCAAGAGCCGGACATCTTCCATGAAATCTTCGGTCACTGCGCCATGCTGACCAATCCCTACTTCGCGGAATTCACCCAAATGTACGGCAAACTGGGTTACTCAGCCTCCAAGGAAGACCGCATCTTCCTGGCGCGGCTGTACTGGTTCACCGTCGAGTTCGGGCTGATGAACTCCGCCGCGGGACAACGAATTTACGGCGGCGGCATTCTGTCCTCTATCGGCGAGACGCAATATTGTTTCTCCGATACGCCGGAACGCCGTCCCTTTGATATCGTGGATGTGCTGAGAACGCCTTACCGCATCGATATCATGCAACCTATTTATTATGTGCTGGATGGCCTTAAACAGCTTTACGAAGTCGCCCACTGCGACATTATGGATAAAGTGCGCCAGGCCAAAGAACTTGGGCTGTTCGCCCCGACTTTTCCGCCCAAACAACAAACCAATCCGGAGAAGTTAGCCGCCCGCGCCTGA
- a CDS encoding cobyric acid synthase, with protein MTNKTLMIQGTTSDAGKSTLVTAICRSLLRRGVKVAPFKPQNMALNSAVTVDGGEIGRAQAVQAQACGLQPHTDMNPVLLKPNTDIGAQVIIHGKARANMDAVAYHDYKRTAMQAVLESFQRLSSAYDAVLVEGAGSPAEINLRDRDIANMGFAEEVDCPVILVADIDRGGVFAHLVGTLALLSESEQRRVRGFVINRFRGDIALLEPGLRWLEEYTGKPVLGVLPYLNGLHLEAEDALPRDSIVKSDATLKVIAPALPRISNHTDFDPLRLHPQVDFQFIGPGQSPPPADLIILPGSKSVRNDLQWLRENGWEEVIRKHLRYGGRVIGICGGYQMLGRSIADPHGLEGVAGESVGLGWLDIATTLEPEKQLRRVEGRLWLDDARITGYEIHAGVTRCLASQTSAVCLEDGRLDGVVSDDNQVLGLYLHGLFESPQALTALLRWAGLNEVQRLDYDALREADINRLADVVDQYLNWEEIAGFLQVGPNSDDRESRA; from the coding sequence ATGACTAATAAGACGCTCATGATCCAGGGAACCACTTCCGACGCTGGCAAAAGCACACTCGTCACCGCAATATGCCGCAGTCTGTTGCGGCGCGGCGTGAAAGTGGCGCCGTTCAAGCCGCAGAATATGGCGCTTAACAGCGCCGTAACAGTGGACGGCGGTGAGATTGGGCGGGCGCAGGCGGTGCAGGCGCAGGCCTGTGGCCTGCAGCCGCATACCGATATGAATCCGGTGTTGTTGAAGCCTAATACGGATATTGGCGCGCAAGTCATTATTCATGGAAAAGCCCGCGCCAATATGGACGCAGTGGCCTATCACGATTACAAACGCACCGCTATGCAGGCGGTGTTGGAATCTTTTCAACGACTCTCCTCCGCTTACGATGCGGTTCTGGTGGAAGGCGCAGGTTCTCCAGCGGAGATTAACCTGCGCGATCGCGATATCGCCAATATGGGTTTTGCGGAGGAGGTCGATTGCCCGGTCATCCTGGTCGCGGATATTGACCGGGGGGGCGTGTTCGCTCATTTGGTCGGCACCTTGGCTTTATTGAGCGAAAGCGAGCAGCGGCGCGTACGCGGCTTTGTCATCAACCGTTTTCGCGGCGACATTGCTTTGCTTGAGCCGGGACTTCGGTGGCTGGAGGAATATACCGGCAAGCCTGTGTTGGGAGTGTTGCCTTATCTGAACGGCCTGCATCTGGAAGCGGAAGACGCCTTGCCGCGAGACTCAATCGTTAAATCTGACGCGACGCTCAAAGTCATCGCGCCGGCCTTGCCCCGAATCAGCAATCACACTGACTTTGATCCACTGCGCTTACACCCGCAGGTAGACTTCCAGTTTATCGGGCCGGGCCAGTCGCCGCCGCCTGCTGATCTCATTATTCTTCCTGGCTCCAAATCCGTACGCAACGACCTGCAGTGGTTGCGTGAAAATGGCTGGGAAGAGGTTATTCGCAAGCATTTGCGCTATGGCGGTCGAGTCATCGGTATTTGCGGCGGCTATCAAATGTTGGGACGTAGCATCGCCGACCCTCATGGCCTGGAAGGCGTTGCTGGAGAGAGCGTCGGCCTGGGATGGCTGGATATCGCCACCACGCTGGAGCCGGAAAAGCAATTGCGGCGAGTGGAAGGGCGGCTGTGGCTGGATGACGCTCGGATTACCGGCTATGAGATTCATGCTGGAGTGACTCGCTGCCTAGCGTCGCAAACGTCGGCGGTGTGTCTTGAGGACGGACGACTGGATGGCGTCGTCAGCGATGATAATCAGGTGTTGGGGCTTTATCTGCATGGACTGTTTGAGAGCCCGCAGGCATTGACGGCTTTGTTACGTTGGGCGGGCCTGAACGAAGTGCAGCGCCTGGATTACGATGCTTTACGAGAAGCAGACATAAATCGCCTGGCGGATGTCGTGGACCAGTATTTAAACTGGGAGGAAATCGCAGGGTTTCTACAGGTTGGGCCAAACAGCGACGACAGGGAGAGCAGGGCGTGA
- a CDS encoding DUF3012 domain-containing protein: MAIKRVSSWLLVVGLSLGALAGCSPEVGSKDWCEDMATKPKGDWTANEATDYAKHCLFRSDS; this comes from the coding sequence ATGGCGATTAAACGCGTATCTTCTTGGCTATTGGTGGTGGGGTTGAGTCTGGGCGCATTGGCTGGCTGTTCTCCTGAGGTGGGGAGCAAGGACTGGTGTGAGGATATGGCGACCAAGCCGAAGGGTGACTGGACGGCGAATGAGGCGACGGATTACGCCAAACATTGTCTGTTCCGCTCCGATAGCTAA
- a CDS encoding TonB-dependent receptor plug domain-containing protein, with amino-acid sequence MRLVTLLLLVGSQLTGARAEELGPVVVEAKAPSADEIDAEYQTGFVKVIKREQFDSKVATVADVLKNETGVQVRQSGGLGSYSAVYLRGSTSKQVNVYLDGVLLNDATGGAVDLSQILLSGIEQIEIYKGATPIQLGYSGVGGAINIKSLRFSKPIKQLALGYGSFNSRKGALTFADSVGETNYLASLDYLGSDNDFEMLNNNQTEFNPYDDRVERRRNADFSQFNGMLTAERSLSDRTDLQLMAQHFNKDQHLPDIANLESTRTSLDTDFTRLQSKLSFARNARENYTGRIFWSTQEERYDDSQSRVGLGVQKTRANTDVVGAELYGSYSLGLHLFSATLEARKETYQEEDLTRRSQKQDFERMTYLLGVQDEWADAEDIWLVRLSARQYFLEDETPAASMSGRVETASDSAQYHSLQAGVRYRLTDWLSLKTNASRDVRFPQLAEKFGDRGFFIGNSELQPETALNGDIGFEVGVDSFSVSAAYFYRDLKDAIVPSYDSRGVGRFENVGKARVSGVEVDAMYRPVPAWTFIARSTAQDTENLSDARDLHGKQLAGAYTYSHFLSAAWSIGRITTSVEYRHESGAYYDSAQETEVEDQNIVDVVGRWSDGETTVEVSANNVTDEVVEAFNGFPSPGRHFFVSLMHLF; translated from the coding sequence ATGAGGCTTGTAACCCTTTTGCTTTTAGTTGGCTCTCAACTGACCGGCGCTCGCGCGGAAGAGTTGGGGCCTGTTGTCGTCGAAGCCAAGGCGCCATCTGCGGATGAGATTGACGCGGAATATCAGACTGGCTTCGTGAAAGTGATCAAGCGCGAGCAATTTGACTCGAAAGTCGCCACCGTCGCGGATGTGCTGAAGAATGAAACCGGTGTCCAAGTGCGGCAGAGCGGTGGGTTGGGATCTTACTCGGCTGTTTATCTGCGCGGCTCCACCAGTAAGCAGGTGAATGTTTATCTGGATGGGGTTTTGCTAAACGACGCCACTGGCGGCGCGGTGGACTTGAGCCAGATATTGTTGAGCGGCATTGAGCAGATTGAAATTTATAAAGGCGCGACGCCGATTCAGCTGGGCTACTCCGGGGTCGGCGGCGCGATCAATATCAAATCCCTTCGCTTCAGCAAGCCCATCAAGCAATTGGCCCTTGGGTATGGATCATTTAACAGTCGCAAAGGGGCGCTTACTTTCGCCGATAGCGTAGGTGAGACAAACTACCTCGCTTCTCTCGATTATCTCGGCAGTGATAACGATTTCGAGATGCTGAACAATAATCAAACTGAATTTAATCCCTACGATGATCGTGTAGAGCGCCGTCGTAATGCGGACTTTAGTCAGTTCAACGGCATGTTGACAGCGGAGCGAAGCTTGTCGGATCGTACGGATCTGCAACTGATGGCGCAACACTTCAATAAAGATCAGCATCTGCCTGATATCGCCAACTTAGAGAGTACGCGAACCAGTCTGGATACGGATTTCACTCGTTTGCAGAGCAAACTGAGTTTCGCGAGAAATGCGCGGGAAAATTACACCGGGCGTATATTCTGGTCCACCCAGGAAGAACGATATGACGACAGTCAAAGCCGCGTCGGCCTGGGCGTGCAGAAAACACGAGCAAATACGGATGTGGTCGGCGCAGAGCTGTATGGCTCCTATTCATTAGGGTTGCATCTGTTCTCCGCTACATTGGAGGCGCGGAAGGAAACTTATCAAGAAGAGGACCTGACCCGACGCAGCCAAAAGCAGGACTTTGAGCGCATGACCTATTTATTGGGAGTACAGGACGAGTGGGCGGACGCGGAAGACATCTGGCTGGTGCGGCTGAGTGCGCGCCAATATTTTCTTGAAGATGAAACCCCTGCTGCATCCATGAGCGGACGCGTGGAGACGGCTTCCGACAGCGCTCAGTATCACTCATTGCAGGCGGGCGTTCGTTACCGCCTGACAGATTGGTTGTCGCTCAAGACCAATGCATCCCGTGATGTGAGGTTCCCTCAGTTAGCGGAGAAGTTCGGCGATAGAGGATTCTTCATTGGTAATAGTGAGTTGCAACCGGAAACAGCGTTGAACGGTGACATCGGATTTGAAGTGGGCGTAGATAGTTTTAGTGTATCAGCGGCCTATTTCTATCGGGATTTAAAAGATGCTATCGTCCCCTCTTATGACTCAAGGGGAGTCGGCCGCTTTGAGAATGTTGGCAAAGCAAGGGTTAGCGGAGTGGAAGTGGACGCCATGTATCGACCTGTTCCCGCCTGGACGTTTATCGCCAGAAGCACCGCCCAGGACACAGAAAACCTGTCAGACGCTCGCGATCTGCACGGCAAACAACTGGCGGGCGCTTACACCTATTCCCACTTTTTATCCGCCGCCTGGAGTATCGGGCGCATCACCACCTCCGTCGAGTATCGCCATGAATCCGGGGCTTATTACGACAGCGCTCAGGAAACGGAAGTGGAAGATCAGAACATTGTCGATGTGGTGGGACGCTGGTCCGATGGCGAGACTACTGTCGAAGTCAGCGCAAACAATGTGACCGATGAAGTTGTTGAAGCCTTTAATGGTTTCCCCTCTCCTGGGCGTCACTTCTTTGTGTCTTTAATGCATTTATTTTAA